The following is a genomic window from Nymphaea colorata isolate Beijing-Zhang1983 chromosome 3, ASM883128v2, whole genome shotgun sequence.
CTTTACATTTGAACATTGTTTTAATCTTGACTTTCCATACTGCCTTTCAGGCCCTGGTTCAGCTCATGATAGATCTTACCacatatgaatatttttaaacgAGTGTCCCTCCAGGGCTCCAACccatttttttttggctccactGCTGGGTGGAGATGATTTTCTTCAACAAATATTTAGTATGCATTGATAAAAAATTACCTTGAAACACCAAACTTTTCGCAACCACCAATCGCGTAACTGGAAAATGAAAGGTGTTAATAAAGTAACTTattcttgaaaagaaaagtttcTTCTGCTCTCTTGATGATAGATGAAGCTTTTACACAACGTATACCCACAAGTATAGAATATATGGAAGAACTTCTCTTTTAAAAAAGATATCCTCATTTACAACAACTACATAAAAAATATCTACATTGCACATCCAAATATGATTAAATTTAAAGGCCTCCGAgtcaaagcaaaaaaagataATTCCAAATTAAAACGACTCCAAATACCCAGAACTCGAATCCAATACGGAACTCGACTCCAAATACCCAGGACACCGTAGCATGTCATATATTTGGTGGGCACCGAGTACGTTGAACACCGTGTTTGGGCcccaaatgaccaaaatactcttAAATGGTAGAAGCTTGAAAAGGATTTACAGGCAGAAAATAAtaaggtgagagagagagagctggtcagaaaaagagagaggcatTCATTATTAGTCATTCAATCGGATAATTAATATGACAAACGATCTTCCTCCGAGCAAGCTTGCTTGTTGAATTGGGGCACCTTATTCGGAAGTCTTCACGCCGCGGGCCCTGACCATTTCCATAGCAACGGAGGGAGCTGACGATCCGCTTTCAATCCCCGTCTTCTTTCAACGAAGCGCAGATTCTTTTTCGGAAGCAGGGCCTGTTCGGAATTGATTGAAGAGTACTActaaaagacaaagaaagaactATACACTGTATACAAAGAGTGCAACTGCAGGAAAATTAAACACACATTAATAAAACAACgctcatatgtatatatagaataaaaaaatttaaaaaaagagatcGAGACCAGTTGGATTTCATGCCCGGCCCAGTAACCACCCTTATTATTATATCGTTCCAAACATAAGCCCGCATCACCCAAGGGCGGACGCATTGTCAATTGCGGATAGGTCATGCATGATTCAAAGAAAAAGACGTCTTCGCTCCTATTTCTCCGTATTAGTTAATACGTGCCATCAATTGAAAGGAAAGTTCGTAAGTTCACATCCTTCTCTCTTGCAATCAATGGATGAGGTTTCTCacatctttgcttttcttttgaaaattttaaagcatTACACCTCAACTTGCTGGATTCAGGTTGCATATAATAGCCATTGATTGATTAGTTGCTGACTGAAAACGTGAAAACGATTAATTGGATGTGACACGATACAAAAAAGCTTCCAAACAAGTTGGCCATGTTGTTGGTTTAATAATGCATAGTATATCCTCTAgcaatttctttatttttgaagtcTCATGAAATTTTCCTTTCAGAGGTCCATCGTCTGTTCATATCATACGTCAGGTTGTCAATGCATGAGTTGGTTTCAAAAAGAAAGTTTCCTACCtaactgtttcaaaaaaaaaaaaaaaaaaaaaaggataaggAAGAATATTGagcattcaattaaaaaatatgatcggattcaaatttaagaaattagCATTTTACCACATTCCGATTTAGCTTTAAACAAATATTCAATCTAATTCTGATTCCTATATTCAACTCAATTAAATATCTTATAAATaatatccatatattttgaattagtggtagttatatatatgtatatcataaTGTGGTTCTGATCTcggttgtgtatttaaaagtctCATTGGGATTTAGATGTAAAAATGAAACCCGAATGTGAATCGGTTTTGAATTTAGAGCATAGCTACTTAGTCACGTCCTTACTGTCTCTGTCGATGTATTATGTTGAGCTTCTGTTCTTAAATCACCTGCAATCAATTAACAATATGGCCCATTGATTTGCTCCTCTTCAATCACCTTTAACAATATGATATGGCCCATTGATTTTGGATTTCCTTTAATATTGGGCAAGCCAAGATTCTCTACCAGAACAAACATGAGTCCCCAGATATATATAATTGGGTGGCCTCCAATAGATATCTTCCACAATTGCCTACAAACCTCCTTACAGGTCCACATGATAATGAACTTGAAGGAGCATTAATCAGAGTTTATCAGTAGCTAGCGCCGACCAACCAACAGTCCATTAATGAGTACTTGGTCGGACGCTGACTGCATCCATGCCTTATAAAAGAGGTGGGGACTTTGATCACTAAATCATCTTGCATGCTTTGGAATATCAAATTTGGCCAACCATCTATAAACCAACAGCGATAACGCATACGACGAAGTGCCCCACCGGAAAATTTTATTCAGAGAACATATTGTCCGGAAATCAGCCCTACAAAGTTCAACAAGAACATTTTCCCCATGTTTTACTTGTCTGGAAAAAGTAAAAGGCCTGGTTATGTTTTAAACTGCGAAATTCTGACGTGCATACAGGATGTTATCCACGGGAGGAAATTGCCAACATTTTGGTCTATGAGCCTACGCAGTCACTTTGGGTCCTCTTATATAGTCTCTCAAATTCCCAAAGTTGAATGCCGAAcaaatcttcttttccattccttttgaacatttgttttaattttcgCTTTCCATATTGTTTTTCACTCTTTGATTCTATAACGCCTCAAgaatttagtctcgtattaaagattgtgaatGATATTTAAAGGTTTATAAAGGGGATCATTAATaagatgattgtcttggtttctagcctttttaGAGTTGGAACCAAAACTgttagggggcgggttgggatcctcCACCAAATCAGGGGCACGAGCCCAGAAGTGGGTCGGATTGTTACAGGTTTTGGATTTTATGTAATTGGATTCAGACTTTGGATGATCTTattaagccaaaaaaaaaaaaaaggtacgtGTATACTAGGACAAGATTATttgacatttatatataaatgtaatcgGCTCAGTTCTTTATTAGATCTAAGTAGGATTATATTGATGTTCATTCAGTTATGTATGAAACTGCATACCAAATTTGCATTCGATTAGTAATTAGATATAATTTTTGTAATAGAcccaactaaactaaacataTTTGAAATCTGGTATCATTAATTTACGTTTCTAATAATCACGGGAGTACTGCATGTAATGTTGAGAAGAAACCTAAAGGTGGAGATGATTTTCTTCAACAAATACTCTTGTATGGTAAAAACTTGAAAAGGATTTAGAACCCCTTGCATGGACAGATGCaaatgcaaagaaagaaaattatttacCGACAAAAATACCCCTCACAGTggaggggagggggagagagagcgagctagtaaaaaaaaagagagaggcatTCATTATTAGTCATTCTATCGGATAATAATTAGTATGAGAAGCAATCTTAAAAGCTCTCCGGCCGAAGCTACAggacaataataaaacaaatggAACAATATTTTAATCAAAATAGCTTGTTCCTACACAAGCCGTCTAGGCAAATCCCGTCAGCCGACGTTTCCTCTCTTCGGACAATATCTTGGCGAACCTGCATATACAAACATTTACAGAAGATTGTATGACACACTCAATTTCAGTAGTTAATTAATCTAAAGTCCCCACCATGCATCAAAGtaatcaaaaacaaaaaaaaccattgatatatatatatacctcacAAGCGCGTCCTTGTTGGTGCCCTCGTCCTGGACGGGTTCGAATCCGCCAGTCTCCAAGTTCACACGTGAAACTGGTTGGTTCAGCAAGGATTCACCGGCCTCCACCAAGTTGGCAAGGTTTTCCTTGGTTGACTTATCAACCGATGATTCTTCCCAGGTCAAATGATCATGCTGAGATATTCAATGGTTAGAGATTGTACCAAAAGGTGAACAATATCATATATGCTTTCAGATAACCTCGATTAAATTGCAGTTCCATACTTTTATCCTCTTTCTGAAAGTCGACAATTCAATTTCACAGTAAATAATACCTGGATGCGCAAATAGTTTTTCTCTGAACTAGTTGCTTGGAAGACAACGGAGAGATGGAAATCAACCATGTCAGCACTTGATTGAGTGAAAGTGTCGATCAAAGGGCTGCTCCCACCATTCACCAACCATCCCATCATTCCCCATTTTGCAGCCAATTCAGCATTGTATCTGTGCTCATCCTTGGCTGAGCCTGTCCCGATGGAGATGACTAAAAATCTTCCGTAGTCTGTGGGTTTAACTGCGaaaaaatctggattttgttgCACCATTTCAGAAGAAACTTCACTCACCGCCACCAATGTCTGCGTGTTCAgataaaagggaaaagaagtTACTGGCTAATGAGGTAAATGCGAGAAAGATGAACTCTGACACGCATGCGACAAACACAGGGGCGAACGCTTTTCACGTTGTAGTTCAAAATTAGAGATAGACActgttttttcaataataatttGATTAACATGGTTAAGATGGCCAAGAATCAATCTCAGCTTCTAACCTTCTTTTAGACGAAAAGGGTGCTTTTCATTTAATTATCTATCCAAATTGAAATAGCACTGACATAATTTATGCAATTAGTTCTTGACTGCATGAATATTAAAAAGACTTAAATTTGCTAATAGGCAAGTGAAACCAAGAGCCACTGACAGCCTTTGACTTGGCGCcaatgcaaattttcacaatacACTTTTGACTATGCTATTCGCAAAAATAATGTTTGTTGTCAGCTCGAGCACCTTTaagttttctttgttaaatCTAACTACTTAGGCGGACTCCATGTCTGAAAATgctgcaaataaaaaaatacatatattgAAATCTGTGTAGTGCTTACCGGATTATTCGCACAAACACCCCCGTCAACAAGGTCGAAGCTCCTAATAGTCTCTCCCTTTTCGTTCTTTGTATCAAAGTGGTGAGCTGGGAGGAAGGTAGGGGCGGCTGATGTGCTGATGCATATATCAGAGAGTAAGGCGTTTTTGGTGGGATCCCTTTTCAACTGCGCAGAAACAGAGGAGCCAAAGACATCAATTGATCAATTCCTCCAGTAACACTTGCATTATAAAGATGTATATGGCCATGACCGTGACGATTTCTAACCTTATAAGAGGAGAAGATGACTGGCTGAAGATACTTGATATCGAAGGTGGGAATGACCACATTGGTTAGCGTTTGGTGCAATTTGGTGTTCCCAAGCTTGTCTTTCACGAGCTTGTGCAGATATTTACCATCATATTTTGGTCCAGTCAATCCAGCTATTGGCTTCTGGATGATGCTCAATGGGTCACTGCTTGTCATTAAACAAATAGTGGTTAATTAATCTAAGATCGCATGTAGATTTCGTGACTCATGCCTatgaacaagttttttttattttctcttgtttttgtttgtttttt
Proteins encoded in this region:
- the LOC116250780 gene encoding patatin-like protein 2, with the protein product MAATAPVQPVQPPAYGKLITILSIDGGGVKGIIPGTILRFLESELQKLDGENARIADYFDVIAGTSTGGLVTAMLTAPGADNRPLYAAKDIIPFYLENCPKIFPQPSDPLSIIQKPIAGLTGPKYDGKYLHKLVKDKLGNTKLHQTLTNVVIPTFDIKYLQPVIFSSYKLKRDPTKNALLSDICISTSAAPTFLPAHHFDTKNEKGETIRSFDLVDGGVCANNPTLVAVSEVSSEMVQQNPDFFAVKPTDYGRFLVISIGTGSAKDEHRYNAELAAKWGMMGWLVNGGSSPLIDTFTQSSADMVDFHLSVVFQATSSEKNYLRIQHDHLTWEESSVDKSTKENLANLVEAGESLLNQPVSRVNLETGGFEPVQDEGTNKDALVRFAKILSEERKRRLTGFA